Proteins encoded by one window of Salvia splendens isolate huo1 chromosome 7, SspV2, whole genome shotgun sequence:
- the LOC121810452 gene encoding pollen receptor-like kinase 4, with protein MRKQAAMNIVAMVVVVAFSLPLRVALAENAAESLMRFKTALTNTDPSLANWNPSTNPCRGNWAGVLCYNGYVWALQLDNMGLQGQIDVDSLAELSYLRTLSFINNNFQGSMPNWRKLGTLMSLYLSDNHFSGQIANDAFEGMESLKKVYLSYNSFTGPIPGSLASPRMVEVGLDNNHFSGAIPAIDSQNLQVFNVSNNDLQGPVPPSLLKLDPSSFTGNKALCGGPNGPSCNPPKPPPDLEPILHPLPPPPGGRKKSSSFSPAIIAIIILSILLILLLLLLLLLLCRWILFEDDDDDDGDDGGVKPQQKDMMSPLPVGALSIAIGEAGGRGEQKQKQKLKQNEMTMSPLRGGPASLRIGASPSPQGLTGASPSPRGFTGASPSLAGRGEQQASKLSFVKEDRQKFDLQDLMRASAEVLGSGSFGSSYKAVLVDGDAVVVKRFKQMNNISKEDFHEHMKRLGRLKHPNLLPLVAYLYRREEKLVVLDFVPNNSLGKHLRDDGKRPKEWPKPLSWESRLKAIKGVARGLAYLHAELPSLNAPHGHLKSSNVMLDRNYNALLMDYTLSPIVNPSQISQALVAYRCPEYAQTGRIGRKSDVWCLGILILETLTGKPVDKYMGADLLKWVKGIVEEAEGRGAMVFDKSMETSKRSQLEINMLLQIGIACCQEDLDKRLGLEEAVTRIEQLQE; from the exons ATGCGGAAGCAAGCCGCAATGAATATAGTGGCGATGGTGGTGGTTGTTGCATTTTCGTTGCCACTGCGCGTGGCGTTGGCCGAAAACGCAGCGGAGTCTCTGATGAGATTCAAAACCGCCCTAACGAATACTGATCCGTCGCTAGCGAATTGGAATCCGTCGACGAATCCATGCAGAGGCAATTGGGCAGGCGTACTCTGTTACAACGGGTACGTGTGGGCGCTGCAGCTCGATAACATGGGCCTGCAAGGTCAGATCGACGTGGACTCCCTGGCCGAGCTGTCTTACCTGCGCACCCTCAGCTTCATCAACAATAACTTTCAGGGCTCCATGCCTAACTGGCGCAAACTGGGCACCCTCATGTCCTTGTATTTGTCTGACAACCACTTCTCCGGCCAGATCGCTAATGATGCTTTTGAAGGCATGGAGTCGTTGAAGAAGGTGTATCTCTCCTACAATAGTTTCACCGGCCCCATTCCTGGGTCTCTGGCATCGCCCAGGATGGTTGAGGTCGGCCTCGACAACAACCACTTCTCGGGGGCTATACCGGCTATCGACTCGCAAAACCTTCAGGTCTTCAACGTCTCCAACAATGACCTGCAAGGTCCCGTCCCTCCGTCTCTCCTCAAATTGGATCCATCCTCCTTCACAG GCAACAAAGCCTTGTGCGGGGGGCCCAATGGACCGTCCTGCAACCCTCCGAAACCCCCTCCGGACCTGGAGCCAATTCTTCaccctcttcctcctcctccggGTGGCCGTAAAAAATCATCATCTTTTTCTCCGGCAATAATAGCCATAATCATACTCAGCATCCTGCTGATTTTGCTTCtcctgctgctgctgcttctgcTCTGCCGGTGGATACTCTtcgaagatgatgatgatgatgatggcgaTGATGGTGGTGTAAAGCCGCAACAGAAGGATATGATGAGTCCTCTGCCGGTAGGGGCACTGTCTATAGCAATAGGCGAAGCGGGCGGGAGAGGCGAGCAGAAGCAGAAGCAGAAGCTGAAGCAGAATGAGATGACGATGAGTCCTCTGCGGGGAGGGCCAGCGTCTTTAAGAATAGGTGCATCCCCCTCCCCACAGGGACTTACAGGCGCATCGCCCTCCCCACGAGGATTCACAGGTGCATCCCCCTCCCTGGCCGGGAGAGGCGAACAACAAGCGAGCAAGCTCTCCTTTGTGAAGGAGGACAGACAGAAGTTCGACCTGCAGGACTTGATGAGAGCATCCGCAGAAGTTCTGGGATCCGGAAGCTTCGGGTCATCGTACAAAGCGGTGCTGGTGGACGGGGATGCAGTGGTTGTCAAGAGATTCAAGCAAATGAACAACATAAGCAAGGAAGACTTCCACGAACACATGAAGAGACTCGGCAGACTCAAACACCCCAACCTGTTGCCCTTGGTAGCATACTTATACCGCAGAGAAGAGAAGCTAGTTGTTTTGGACTTCGTCCCGAACAACAGCTTGGGGAAGCACCTCCGCGACGACGGAAAACGCCCTAAGGAGTGGCCGAAGCCGCTCAGCTGGGAAAGCCGCTTGAAAGCTATTAAAGGAGTAGCAAGAGGGCTGGCTTACCTCCACGCGGAGCTGCCAAGCCTAAACGCCCCTCACGGCCACTTGAAGTCATCCAACGTCATGCTAGATAGAAACTACAATGCGCTGCTCATGGACTACACGCTCAGCCCCATCGTCAACCCCAGCCAGATCAGCCAAGCGCTCGTGGCGTACAGATGCCCCGAGTATGCTCAAACCGGTCGGATTGGCAGGAAATCCGACGTGTGGTGCTTGGGGATTTTGATACTGGAGACTCTGACGGGGAAGCCGGTTGACAAGTACATGGGTGCAGACTTATTGAAATGGGTGAAAGGTATCGTAGAGGAAGCGGAAGGGAGAGGTGCAATGGTGTTCGACAAGAGTATGGAGACGAGTAAGCGGTCGCAGCTGGAGATAAACATGCTTTTGCAGATAGGGATAGCATGTTGCCAAGAAGACCTGGATAAGAGGTTAGGTTTGGAGGAGGCAGTTACAAGAATTGAGCAGCTGCAAGAGTAA